The Phyllostomus discolor isolate MPI-MPIP mPhyDis1 chromosome 4, mPhyDis1.pri.v3, whole genome shotgun sequence genome window below encodes:
- the SSB gene encoding lupus La protein has protein sequence MAENGDEKMAALEAKICHQIEYYFGDFNLPRDKFLKEQIKLDEGWVPLEIMIKFNRLNRLTTDFNVIVEALSKSKAELMEISEDKTKIRRSPNKPLPEVTDEYKNDVKNRSVYIKGFPTDATLDDIKEWLEDKGQVLNIQMRRTLHKTFKGSIFAVFDSIESAKKFVETPGQKYKDTDLLILFKEDYFAKKNEERKQNKVEAKLRAKQEQEEKQKLAENAEIKSLEEKIGCLLKFSGDLDDQTCREDLHILFSNHGEIKWIDFVRGSKEGIILFKEKAKEALDKAKDANNGNLQLRNKEVTWEVLDGDVEKEALKKIIDDQQESLNKWKSKGRRFKGKGKGNKAAQTGSAKGKVQFQGKKTKFDSDEERDENGASGPGKRAREETDKEEPVSKQQKTENGAGDQ, from the exons ATGGCCgaaaatggtgatgaaaaaatgGCTGCTCTGGAGGCTAAAATCTGTCATCAAATTGAG TATTATTTTGGTGACTTCAATTTGCCACGggacaaatttttaaaggaacagatCAAACTGGATGAAGGCTGGGTACCTTtggaaataatgataaaattcaatag GTTAAACCGTCTAACAACAGACTTCAATGTAATAGTAGAAGCATTGAGCAAATCAAAGGCAGAACTCATGGAGATAAGTGAAGATAAAACCAAAATCAGAAGGTCTCCAAACAAACCCCTCCCTGAAGTGACTGATGAgtataaaaatgatgtaaaaaacAGATCTGTTTATATT AAAGGCTTCCCTACTGATGCAACCCTTGATGACATTAAAGAATGGTTAGAAGATAAAGGTCAAGTACTAAATATTCAGATGAGAAGAACATTGCACAAAACATTTAAG GGATCAATATTTGCTGTGTTCGATAGCATTGAGTCTGCCAAAAAGTTTGTGGAGACCCCTGGACAAAAGTACAAAGACACAGATCTACTAATACTTTTCAA GGAAGattactttgcaaaaaaaaatgaagaaagaaagcaaaataaagtggAAGCTAAATTACGAGCTAAACA agagcaagaagaaaaacaaaagttagcAGAAAATGCCGAAATT aaatcTCTAGAAGAAAAAATTGGCTGCTTGCTGAAATTCTCGGGGGACCTAGATGATCAGACCTGTAGAGAAGATTTGCACATCCTTTTCTCAAATCATGGTGAAATAAAATGGATAGACTTTGTCAGAGGATCAAAAGAG GGAATaattctatttaaagaaaaagctaaggaaGCACTGGATAAAGCCAAAGATGCAAATAATGGTAACCTACAACTAAGGAACAAAGAAGTGACATGGGAAGTACTAGATGGAGATGTGGAAAAAGAAGCACTGAAGAAAATCATAGATGATCAGCAAGAATCCCTAAACAAATGGAAgtcaaaag GTCGCAgatttaaaggaaaaggaaagggaaataaagctgCCCAGACTGGGTCTGCTAAAGGAAAAGTACAGTTTCAGGGCAAGAAGACTAAATTTGATAGTGATGAGGAACGTGATGAAAATGGTGCATctg GACcaggaaaaagagcaagagaagaaacagacaaagaaGAACCTGTATCAAAacagcagaaaacagaaaatggtgCCGGAGACCAGTAG
- the LOC114494737 gene encoding kelch-like protein 23 gives MALKGQEDYIYLFKDSAHPVDFLDAFKTFYLDGLFTDITLQCPSGIIFHCHRAVLAACSNYFKAMFTADMKEKFKNKIKISGIHHDILEGLVNYAYTSQIEITKRNVQSLLEAADLLQFLSVKKACEQFLVRHLDIDNCIGMHSFAEFHMCPELEKESQRILCSRFKEVWQQEEFLEISLEKFVFILSRKNLSVWKEEAIIEPVIKWTAYDVENRIECLYNLLSYINIDIDPVYLKTALGLQRSCLLTENKIRSLIYNALNPMHKEISQRSTATMYIIGGYYWHPLSEVHIWDPLTNVWIQGAEIPDYTRESYGVTCLGPNVYVTGGYRTDNIEALDTVWIYNSESDEWTEGLPMLNARYYHCAVTLGGCVYALGGYRKGAPAEEAEFYDPLKEKWIPIANMIKGVGNATACVLHEVIYVIGGHCGYRGSCTYDKVQSYNSDINEWSLITSSPHPEYGLCSVPFESKLYLVGGQTTITECYDPEQNEWREIAPMMERRMECGAVIMNGCIYVTGGYSYSKGTYLQSIEKYDPDLNKWEIVGNLPSAMRSHGCVCVYNV, from the exons ATGGCTCTAAAAGGACAAGAAGATTATATTTACCTTTTCAAGGATTCAGCACATCCAGTGGATTTTCTGGATGcattcaaaacattttacttGGATGGATTATTTACTGATATTACCCTTCAGTGTCCTTCAGGCATAATCTTCCATTGTCACCGGGCTGTTTTAGCTGCTTGCAGCAATTATTTTAAGGCAATGTTCACAGCTGAcatgaaagaaaagtttaaaaataaaataaaaatctctggcATCCACCATGATATTTTGGAAGGTCTTGTCAATTATGCATACACTTCCCAAATTGAAATAACTAAAAGAAACGTTCAAAGCCTGCTTGAAGCAGCAGATCTGCTACAGTTCCTTTCAGTAAAGAAAGCTTGTGAGCAGTTTCTGGTGAGGCACCTGGATATAGATAACTGTATTGGAATGCACTCCTTTGCAGAATTTCACATGTGTCCAGAACTAGAGAAGGAATCTCAAAGAATTCTGTGCTCAAGGTTTAAGGAAGTATGGCAACAAGAAGAGTTTCTGGAAATCAGCCTTGAAAAGTTTGTCTTTATCTTGTCCAGGAAGAATCTCAGCGTTTGGAAAGAAGAAGCCATCATAGAGCCAGTAATTAAGTGGACTGCTTATGATGTAGAAAATCGAATTGAATGCCTGtacaatctactgagctatatcAACATAGACATAGACCCAGTgtatttaaaaacagctttagGCCTTCAAAGAAGCTGCCTGCTAACAGAAAATAAGATACGATCTCTAATATATAATGCCCTGAATCCCATGCATAAAGAGATTTCCCAGAGGTCCACAGCCACCATGTATATCATTGGAGGCTATTACTGGCACCCTTTGTCAGAGGTTCATATATGGGATCCTTTGACAAATGTTTGGATTCAGGGAGCAGAAATACCAGATTATACCAGGGAGAGCTATGGTGTTACCTGTTTGGGACCCAACGTTTATGTAACTGGGGGTTATAGGACAGATAACATAGAAGCTCTTGACACCGTGTGGATCTATAACAGTGAAAGCGATGAATGGACAGAAGGTTTGCCAATGCTCAATGCCAGGTATTACCACTGCGCAGTCACCTTAGGTGGCTGTGTCTATGCTTTAGGCGGTTACAGAAAAGGGGCTCCAGCAGAAGAGGCTGAGTTCTATGATCCATTAAAAGAGAAATGGATTCCCATTGCAAACATGATTAAAG GCGTGGGAAATGCTACTGCCTGTGTCCTACATGAAGTTATCTACGTCATTGGCGGACACTGTGGCTACAGAGGAAGCTGCACCTATGACAAGGTCCAGAGCTACAATTCAGACATCAACGAGTGGAGCCTCATCACCTCCAGTCCACACCCAG AATATGGATTGTGTTCAGTTCCATTTGAAAGTAAGCTCTATCTAGTTGGTGGACAGACGACAATCACGGAATGCTATGACCCGGAACAAAATGAGTGGAGAGAGATAGCACCCATGATGGAAAGAAGGATGGAGTGTGGTGCTGTCATCATGAATGGGTGTATTTATGTCACTGGGGGATATTCCTATTCGAAGGGAACATACCTTCAGAGCATTGAAAAGTATGACCCAGATCTTAATAAGTGGGAGATAGTGGGTAATCTTCCAAGTGCCATGCGGTCCCACGGATGCGTTTGTGTGTACAATGTCTGA